From a region of the uncultured Draconibacterium sp. genome:
- a CDS encoding Crp/Fnr family transcriptional regulator, which translates to MLNSSELTALGQGCSMIQYDKGELIFKEGGPVQYIIYLREGFVKLVKKGAGGKDFILSVSTKGAYLGLQNLDKETKSNYYSAIALTKSEVCFIDRNHFTDLLKSNGDFAVKVLSTVFKDEMNYFDRLVKNVQQQLPGRLANTMSYLANEVYGENPFTLNLTQTEIAALIGTSRESVSRILKEFQEMGIIDLKKNLLTILNEKRLEEIKNKG; encoded by the coding sequence GTGTTGAATAGTAGTGAGTTAACTGCGCTTGGTCAAGGTTGTTCAATGATTCAGTACGATAAAGGAGAGCTTATTTTTAAAGAAGGAGGACCGGTACAATATATCATCTATTTACGCGAAGGATTTGTAAAATTGGTTAAAAAGGGTGCAGGCGGGAAAGATTTTATTTTAAGTGTTTCTACAAAAGGGGCTTATCTTGGTCTTCAGAATCTCGATAAGGAAACAAAATCGAATTATTATTCGGCTATTGCACTTACCAAATCGGAGGTTTGTTTTATTGATCGGAATCATTTTACGGATTTGCTAAAAAGTAACGGCGACTTTGCTGTTAAAGTTTTATCTACCGTTTTTAAAGATGAAATGAACTATTTTGATCGGTTAGTTAAGAATGTGCAGCAGCAATTACCGGGGCGCCTGGCCAACACCATGAGTTATTTGGCCAACGAGGTGTATGGCGAAAATCCCTTTACTTTAAATCTTACACAAACTGAAATTGCTGCGCTTATTGGCACTTCACGCGAAAGTGTTTCACGGATATTAAAGGAATTTCAGGAAATGGGGATTATCGATTTAAAGAAAAATTTACTTACCATTTTGAACGAAAAACGGCTTGAGGAGATTAAAAACAAAGGCTAA
- a CDS encoding BlaI/MecI/CopY family transcriptional regulator has translation MKKLTKKEEELMKILWKLEKAFVKDIVELYPDPKPHYNTISSLVRLLQDKGVIGFKQYGNTYQYFPLISKEEYRRSFMNQVVSDYFDNSYKSAVAFFVKEKNLSEEEINELVNLIKNKK, from the coding sequence ATGAAAAAACTAACAAAAAAGGAAGAGGAATTAATGAAGATCCTCTGGAAACTGGAAAAAGCATTTGTAAAAGATATTGTTGAGTTGTATCCAGATCCAAAACCGCATTACAACACGATTTCTTCGTTGGTGCGTTTGTTGCAGGACAAAGGTGTTATCGGCTTTAAACAATACGGCAATACCTACCAGTATTTCCCGCTTATTTCGAAAGAAGAGTACCGCCGTTCGTTCATGAACCAGGTGGTAAGTGACTATTTCGACAACTCGTACAAAAGTGCGGTGGCCTTTTTTGTAAAAGAGAAAAACCTGTCGGAAGAAGAGATCAATGAGCTCGTTAACCTCATTAAAAACAAAAAGTAA
- a CDS encoding TonB-dependent receptor, translating to MKYLKNIILIVLLFIGVNSYALIEDPEKENDLNDDGKGKIVGTIVEKETETPMEFANIAVYKETDSTLVTGGITNEKGVFEITNLDYGDYYLVANFIGFDEENVVDIKLDRSNRVYDLGEINLASSTVAIGEINVVADKAAVEYKLDKKVVNVSQVISAIGGTAVDVLENTPSVQVDIEGNVSLRGSGNFTVLIDGRPSVLSGSDALRQIPSSAIENIEIITNPSAKYEPDGAAGIINLVMKKNSMNGLNGIVNASVGTGEKYRGDFMLNYRFENMNLFFGADWRDEINNGEMGSERETYYNDTTEFLNMHGDRKWIRGGHSLKGGADFYLGTNTTLTLSGETGTSERGNEGGGRTENFTIPASEQIFSISEETSERNNDFYTLNMNFQHKFDDKGHRIEATAFYSDETGTDSEIEAELLADENWNPTDEYLSNVSTFETEDEQDIRLKLDYTYPFSDDGRFEAGYQGRLESEKETLEFRDYDQATDMWIINENYSSATDFQRDIHAAYSTYSNKVGKLAYMAGLRGELTVREIINTSAENVSSLNRFDLFPTAHFSYPITQTADFTTSYSRRINRPSGRDLDPTPNYYNRYTIRYGNPDLEPEYTNSYELGFMKRFGETRSFLSADLFRRVTNNKIDRRQELGEDGIFYMYTDNFDKDYSTGFEVTGNLSYKKWLIVNASVNVYDYKITGELNGESIDRQSTNWGGRMNTTFKFTENSRLQVNAFFRGKSVSAQGESGAMFFTNISYRQEFMNKKLSATVSVRDPLGTGRFERTSYGDDFKNWFRFEREPRVVMLTLSYKINNFKEDRGGDRGGDSGMDMGGGEF from the coding sequence ATGAAGTACTTGAAGAACATAATTTTAATCGTCCTTTTATTTATAGGGGTGAATTCTTATGCATTAATTGAAGACCCGGAAAAAGAGAACGACCTAAACGATGATGGTAAGGGTAAGATCGTTGGTACGATCGTAGAAAAGGAAACGGAAACTCCCATGGAATTTGCCAATATAGCCGTTTATAAAGAGACCGATTCAACCCTCGTAACCGGAGGTATAACCAACGAAAAGGGCGTATTTGAAATAACAAATTTAGATTATGGTGATTATTACCTCGTGGCCAACTTTATAGGTTTTGATGAGGAAAATGTGGTGGATATAAAGCTCGATCGCAGCAACCGTGTGTACGACCTGGGCGAGATCAACCTTGCTTCTTCAACCGTTGCCATTGGCGAAATTAACGTGGTAGCCGACAAAGCTGCAGTAGAATACAAACTCGACAAAAAAGTAGTAAATGTAAGCCAGGTAATCAGCGCCATTGGTGGTACAGCAGTTGATGTCTTGGAGAATACACCTTCGGTTCAGGTTGATATTGAAGGAAATGTATCGTTACGCGGTTCTGGAAATTTTACCGTATTAATCGATGGTCGTCCGAGTGTTTTAAGCGGTAGCGATGCATTGCGTCAGATTCCGTCTTCAGCAATCGAAAATATTGAGATTATTACCAACCCATCGGCAAAATATGAGCCCGATGGGGCGGCAGGTATAATTAACCTGGTAATGAAAAAGAACTCGATGAACGGACTGAACGGAATTGTTAACGCAAGTGTTGGAACGGGCGAAAAATACCGCGGCGATTTTATGCTTAACTATCGTTTTGAAAACATGAACCTGTTTTTTGGAGCCGACTGGCGCGATGAAATCAACAACGGGGAAATGGGCTCGGAGCGCGAAACTTATTACAACGATACTACCGAATTTTTGAATATGCATGGCGATCGTAAATGGATTCGTGGCGGACACAGCCTTAAAGGAGGTGCTGATTTTTACCTGGGCACTAACACTACCTTAACTCTCTCGGGAGAAACAGGAACCTCGGAACGTGGAAACGAAGGTGGTGGCCGAACAGAAAACTTTACGATTCCGGCTTCGGAACAAATTTTTTCAATCAGCGAAGAAACCTCGGAGCGCAACAACGACTTTTACACGCTGAACATGAATTTCCAGCATAAATTCGATGACAAAGGACACCGCATTGAAGCCACAGCTTTTTATTCAGACGAGACCGGAACCGACAGCGAAATAGAAGCAGAATTGCTTGCCGACGAGAATTGGAATCCTACCGACGAGTATTTGTCGAATGTTTCGACATTTGAGACCGAGGATGAACAAGACATTCGTTTAAAGCTCGATTACACCTATCCGTTTAGCGATGATGGCCGTTTTGAGGCCGGTTATCAGGGACGTTTGGAAAGCGAAAAAGAAACGCTTGAATTTCGCGATTATGATCAGGCAACCGACATGTGGATTATAAACGAAAACTATTCGAGTGCTACCGATTTTCAGCGCGATATTCATGCTGCTTATTCTACCTACAGCAATAAGGTGGGCAAGCTGGCATACATGGCCGGTTTGCGTGGAGAGCTGACCGTTCGTGAGATAATAAACACAAGTGCCGAAAATGTTTCGTCGCTAAATCGCTTTGACTTGTTCCCGACTGCACACTTTTCGTATCCAATAACACAAACTGCCGATTTTACAACAAGTTACAGCCGAAGGATCAATCGTCCGAGTGGTCGCGACCTTGACCCTACACCGAATTATTACAACCGTTATACCATTCGTTACGGAAATCCCGATTTGGAGCCGGAATATACAAATTCGTACGAACTGGGTTTTATGAAGCGTTTTGGAGAAACACGTTCGTTTTTATCGGCCGACTTGTTCCGCAGGGTAACCAACAATAAAATCGACCGTAGACAGGAATTGGGCGAGGACGGTATCTTCTATATGTACACCGACAATTTTGATAAAGACTACAGCACCGGTTTTGAAGTGACGGGAAACCTGAGTTACAAGAAATGGCTTATCGTTAATGCCAGTGTGAATGTTTACGATTATAAAATTACCGGCGAGCTGAATGGTGAATCCATCGACCGGCAAAGTACCAACTGGGGTGGGCGAATGAATACCACCTTTAAATTTACTGAAAATTCGCGTCTGCAGGTAAATGCATTCTTCCGCGGTAAATCGGTTTCGGCACAGGGCGAAAGTGGTGCCATGTTCTTCACCAATATCTCGTACCGTCAGGAGTTTATGAATAAAAAACTTTCAGCAACTGTTAGTGTTCGCGATCCTTTGGGAACCGGTCGTTTTGAACGTACAAGCTATGGCGACGACTTTAAAAACTGGTTTCGTTTTGAACGAGAACCACGTGTAGTAATGCTTACATTAAGCTACAAGATTAACAACTTTAAAGAAGATCGTGGCGGTGATCGTGGCGGCGATAGCGGAATGGATATGGGAGGCGGAGAATTTTAA
- a CDS encoding TonB-dependent receptor plug domain-containing protein: MEEFLLYIGKAALALGAFFLAYLALFQHQKQFLFNRIYLPVSFFISFLIPLVTFTKVNYIKEIPAAAANSFAYLPETTTASETQFIFEWYHYLLAIYALGIIVFFLNLLIGHLKAINIIRFSRLKELFGAQVNLTKKDVHPFSFFSRIVLSEKTLKNPNLKMIVDHEMIHVRERHTLDILVAELLFLLQWFNPFAWLIRDAMRNNLEYLTDHQVAQNHNAEAYQLAMVGLAHKKGVAPFLTALNGSQLKNRIIMMKKKTENRYGLLKQLVVLPLLAILIMGLSNKEVRTEVLHDAGQLKVVVDGVELPVDHPDLMKLDFTNGFNGGEIIEALGLEDKVVANAMSFDKNPNEDGVYCIQTSDYEVGTVPEFDKMLGKPVVLVRSGNFSVKGTVENAWGEVIPNAKIVNNESSEEFVADGNGNFELAFNGIEKPVVLSFSAPGYYKNDVVYYGNKKELSIALAENDSEKEFTVTGKITNEDGDGIPAAMVLVKGTTVGTVSDFSGDYKIETDETNTLVFKMIGYAEKEVAIDGKSKLDIQLKSNGHKTPVVGVPFPNQDLSTMDLFGNAKNPPLYIVDDNEPLYIVDGVPVTDINSIPPEKIESVSVLKGEQATALYGSVGGKNGVVVVTTKDATAKNSANVKLIGLGEQTSKSFSNVQIEKLGFETTTGEAPLYFVDGKEMGNIANISAEDIESISVLKDESATALYGEKGKNGVIVISTKAAAKAKMDDAIVIVEGVPYNGDINDIDPSTIESMEVLKDESATSIYGPIAKNGAISIKLKGSADLNGKSPLIFLDGEKYTGDMGDIDPENIQSIDVLKDASAIKTYGDEGKDGVILITSKTEEITSELDLRKFIAKRMKYPTELREANITGESNMFVKVNKHGTVVSVKETGSKNAIPVDEVVAVGYKPKEVSGTTVEDAQEKLDRAAKSLLLQLPTINIPEYKGETLVFTLKYVLQEK, from the coding sequence ATGGAAGAATTTTTGCTTTATATCGGAAAAGCAGCGTTAGCACTCGGGGCTTTTTTCCTGGCCTATCTGGCGCTTTTCCAACACCAGAAACAGTTTCTGTTTAACCGTATTTATTTACCTGTTTCGTTTTTTATTAGCTTTTTAATTCCACTGGTAACATTTACCAAAGTGAATTACATTAAGGAAATTCCGGCAGCAGCAGCAAACAGTTTTGCCTACCTGCCTGAAACAACTACAGCTTCCGAAACGCAATTTATCTTTGAATGGTATCATTACCTGTTAGCGATTTATGCACTCGGGATCATCGTATTTTTTCTGAACCTACTGATCGGGCATCTCAAAGCCATAAATATTATCCGTTTTAGCCGACTTAAGGAATTGTTTGGAGCACAAGTGAACCTGACTAAAAAAGATGTTCATCCATTCTCGTTCTTCTCGCGGATAGTGCTGTCGGAAAAAACATTAAAGAATCCCAATCTGAAAATGATTGTCGATCACGAAATGATTCACGTAAGAGAACGTCATACCCTCGATATTCTTGTTGCAGAATTATTATTCCTGCTCCAGTGGTTTAATCCCTTTGCCTGGTTAATCCGCGATGCGATGCGAAATAACCTGGAATACCTGACAGATCATCAGGTAGCCCAAAATCATAATGCCGAAGCTTATCAATTGGCCATGGTAGGATTGGCGCATAAAAAAGGAGTGGCTCCCTTTTTGACCGCGCTTAACGGCTCACAATTAAAAAACCGTATTATCATGATGAAGAAGAAAACAGAAAACCGTTACGGCCTGCTAAAACAGCTGGTTGTACTGCCCCTGCTGGCCATTTTAATTATGGGTTTGTCGAACAAAGAAGTACGAACCGAAGTGCTGCACGATGCCGGACAACTAAAAGTAGTTGTTGATGGTGTTGAGCTTCCGGTCGATCACCCCGACCTGATGAAACTTGATTTTACCAATGGATTTAATGGAGGCGAAATAATAGAAGCACTGGGTTTGGAAGACAAAGTGGTTGCCAATGCAATGTCGTTTGATAAAAACCCGAATGAGGATGGAGTTTACTGCATCCAAACCAGCGATTATGAGGTAGGCACCGTTCCTGAATTTGATAAAATGCTGGGGAAGCCTGTAGTTCTGGTACGAAGTGGGAATTTTTCCGTAAAAGGTACAGTCGAAAATGCTTGGGGTGAGGTGATACCGAATGCCAAAATTGTTAACAACGAATCTTCGGAAGAATTTGTGGCAGATGGAAATGGTAATTTCGAACTTGCCTTTAACGGGATAGAAAAACCGGTGGTTTTAAGTTTCTCGGCACCCGGTTATTATAAAAATGACGTTGTTTATTATGGCAACAAAAAGGAATTGAGTATAGCTCTTGCTGAGAATGACTCGGAAAAGGAATTTACCGTTACCGGAAAGATTACCAATGAAGATGGTGATGGTATCCCAGCCGCAATGGTTCTGGTAAAAGGAACCACAGTTGGTACTGTATCTGATTTCTCGGGGGACTATAAAATTGAAACCGACGAAACAAACACACTGGTTTTTAAAATGATTGGCTACGCCGAGAAGGAAGTTGCAATTGATGGAAAATCGAAGCTTGATATTCAGCTAAAAAGCAATGGACACAAAACTCCTGTTGTTGGTGTTCCCTTTCCAAACCAAGATCTTTCAACGATGGATTTGTTTGGGAATGCTAAAAATCCGCCGTTATACATTGTTGATGATAACGAGCCGCTGTATATTGTTGATGGGGTGCCGGTAACCGACATTAATTCCATTCCTCCGGAAAAGATCGAGAGCGTTTCGGTATTAAAAGGTGAGCAGGCTACGGCTTTATACGGTTCGGTTGGTGGCAAAAACGGGGTGGTAGTTGTTACCACCAAAGACGCAACAGCAAAAAATTCGGCAAACGTAAAACTGATTGGTTTAGGAGAACAAACCAGCAAAAGCTTTTCGAATGTACAAATTGAAAAGCTGGGCTTTGAAACCACCACCGGCGAGGCTCCTTTATATTTTGTTGATGGAAAGGAAATGGGCAATATCGCAAATATTTCTGCAGAAGATATTGAGTCGATCTCAGTTTTAAAAGATGAATCGGCCACTGCTTTATATGGCGAAAAAGGCAAAAACGGTGTAATTGTTATATCCACAAAAGCCGCTGCCAAAGCAAAGATGGATGATGCTATTGTTATTGTTGAAGGTGTTCCTTACAATGGCGATATTAATGATATCGACCCGAGTACCATCGAATCAATGGAAGTGCTGAAAGACGAAAGTGCTACCAGTATATACGGACCAATAGCAAAAAACGGAGCCATATCGATTAAACTGAAAGGTTCCGCGGACCTGAATGGAAAATCGCCGCTAATTTTTCTCGATGGTGAAAAATACACAGGCGATATGGGTGATATTGATCCTGAAAATATTCAATCAATCGACGTTCTGAAAGATGCATCGGCTATAAAAACTTATGGTGATGAAGGGAAAGATGGCGTGATACTTATTACCTCAAAAACAGAAGAAATAACTTCGGAATTGGACTTGCGAAAGTTTATTGCAAAACGGATGAAATATCCAACTGAATTACGAGAAGCCAATATAACGGGTGAAAGTAATATGTTTGTAAAAGTGAATAAGCATGGAACTGTAGTCTCGGTTAAAGAGACCGGAAGTAAAAATGCCATTCCGGTTGACGAGGTGGTAGCAGTTGGTTATAAACCGAAAGAAGTGTCGGGAACTACAGTTGAAGATGCACAGGAAAAACTTGATCGTGCAGCCAAAAGCTTGTTATTGCAACTCCCAACAATAAATATTCCGGAATATAAGGGAGAGACCCTTGTTTTTACACTAAAATACGTACTGCAAGAAAAGTAA
- a CDS encoding glycoside hydrolase family 97 protein translates to MKRLTLLTTLVALVFSLSAKEYSLESPSGKIQLKVNVDETLTYSVLLNGSTIVAPSQISMELYDGTVWGVDAKVRKAKTSSVSQVLTPVVRRKSATIKDEYKELTLTFKGYALLFRAYDDGAAYRWVSGKDGEYKVKSELATFAFPADNKLWFPEEESMMTHQEREYLRETLSNIGSDRFASTGLLVDCGNGVKTYISESNLMDYPGMYLRGCDDNEYALVGKYPGVVLETTQLSDRDVKPTKYADYIAECNGPRDFPWRAMVITENDGQLIETEMIYKLAPACKLENTDWIKPGKVAWDWWNANNIYGVDFVAGVNTETYKYYIDFASKYGLKYIILDEGWYVLSDIMQQEKDIDVKELVDYGKEKNVDVILWVVWKAMDDKLEESLDQFQAWGAKGIKMDFMQRDDQWMVNFYEKIARKCAEHELLVDFHGAYKPSGLDRAYPNVISYEGVKGMENAKWSNLPDPEHDVTLPFIRMVAGPMDYTPGAMINKTKENFTPVFTEPMSQGTRCHQLALYPVFESPLQMLADNPSNYYREPECMEFLAAVPSVWDETQVLEAKVSDYIAVARRSSDKWFVGALTDWDAREMELKLDFLGNGSYTMKVWKDGLNADKHAADFAQETVEVTAGSTVKVKMAPGGGWVAIIEKK, encoded by the coding sequence ATGAAAAGATTAACACTATTGACTACCCTTGTAGCCCTTGTATTCTCCCTTTCGGCCAAAGAGTATTCGCTTGAATCTCCATCGGGGAAAATACAGCTTAAGGTAAATGTTGACGAAACCCTTACCTACTCGGTGTTGCTAAACGGAAGTACAATTGTTGCGCCGTCGCAGATTTCGATGGAATTGTACGATGGAACAGTTTGGGGAGTTGACGCCAAAGTACGCAAAGCAAAAACCAGCAGCGTATCGCAGGTGCTTACTCCGGTTGTGCGACGTAAAAGTGCAACGATAAAAGACGAATACAAAGAACTCACTTTGACGTTTAAAGGTTATGCCTTGCTATTCAGAGCATACGACGATGGCGCTGCTTACCGTTGGGTGTCGGGTAAAGATGGCGAATACAAAGTGAAAAGCGAGTTGGCCACTTTCGCGTTTCCGGCCGACAACAAACTTTGGTTTCCGGAAGAAGAAAGTATGATGACCCATCAGGAGCGTGAATACCTGCGCGAAACGCTATCGAATATCGGAAGCGACCGGTTTGCTTCGACCGGTTTATTGGTTGACTGCGGAAACGGCGTTAAAACCTACATTTCGGAATCGAACCTAATGGATTACCCGGGAATGTACTTGCGGGGTTGCGACGATAACGAATATGCATTGGTGGGTAAATATCCGGGTGTTGTACTGGAAACCACACAGTTGAGCGATCGCGATGTAAAACCCACAAAATATGCCGATTATATTGCTGAATGTAATGGCCCTCGCGATTTCCCGTGGCGTGCCATGGTTATTACCGAAAACGATGGTCAGTTGATAGAAACAGAAATGATTTACAAACTGGCTCCTGCGTGCAAACTTGAAAATACCGACTGGATTAAACCCGGTAAAGTAGCCTGGGACTGGTGGAATGCCAATAACATTTACGGTGTTGATTTTGTGGCTGGTGTAAATACCGAAACGTACAAATATTACATCGATTTTGCATCGAAATACGGTTTGAAATACATCATTCTGGACGAAGGCTGGTATGTACTTTCGGATATTATGCAGCAGGAAAAAGATATAGATGTAAAAGAGCTGGTTGACTACGGAAAAGAAAAAAATGTGGACGTTATTCTTTGGGTGGTTTGGAAAGCTATGGACGACAAGCTGGAAGAATCACTCGATCAGTTTCAGGCATGGGGTGCAAAAGGAATTAAAATGGACTTTATGCAGCGCGACGACCAGTGGATGGTAAACTTTTACGAGAAAATTGCCCGCAAATGTGCCGAGCACGAATTGTTGGTTGATTTCCACGGAGCTTACAAACCAAGCGGGCTCGACCGCGCTTACCCGAACGTAATTTCTTACGAAGGAGTTAAAGGAATGGAAAATGCCAAGTGGTCGAACTTACCCGATCCGGAGCACGATGTAACCTTGCCTTTTATTCGTATGGTTGCCGGCCCAATGGATTATACACCGGGTGCTATGATCAACAAAACAAAAGAGAATTTTACGCCGGTATTTACCGAGCCCATGAGCCAGGGAACACGCTGTCACCAGTTGGCGTTGTACCCTGTTTTTGAAAGCCCGCTGCAGATGCTTGCCGATAATCCATCAAACTATTACCGCGAGCCGGAATGTATGGAATTCCTTGCGGCAGTTCCATCGGTTTGGGACGAAACCCAGGTATTGGAAGCTAAAGTGAGTGACTATATTGCCGTTGCTCGCCGCTCAAGCGACAAATGGTTTGTGGGTGCTTTAACAGACTGGGATGCGCGTGAAATGGAACTAAAACTCGATTTCCTTGGCAATGGATCGTACACCATGAAAGTGTGGAAAGACGGACTGAACGCCGATAAACATGCGGCCGATTTTGCTCAGGAAACTGTTGAAGTTACTGCAGGATCAACGGTAAAAGTTAAAATGGCTCCCGGTGGTGGCTGGGTGGCTATTATTGAGAAGAAATAG
- a CDS encoding MBL fold metallo-hydrolase, producing MKNIVTLITMMVFVVFVQAQQFDKDVFPTSGGDLEITFIAHGTLMMQFNGKVIHIDPVSWYADYATLPKADLILITHEHGDHLDAKAIDAVKKEGTQVVLTTTCNEKYAGTKVLSNGDSGVFAGIEVDAVPAYNIKHEREAGQPFHPKGVGNGYVLHFGDKKVYVAGDTENIPEMAELKDIDVAFLPMNLPYTMTPEMVADATKMFQPKILYPYHFGETNTDELAELLKNQNKTELRIRNLK from the coding sequence ATGAAGAATATAGTTACACTGATAACAATGATGGTTTTTGTTGTTTTTGTGCAAGCTCAACAATTTGATAAGGATGTGTTTCCCACTTCGGGAGGCGATTTGGAAATTACGTTTATTGCTCACGGAACACTGATGATGCAATTTAACGGGAAAGTAATTCATATCGATCCGGTGTCGTGGTATGCCGATTACGCGACTCTGCCAAAAGCCGATCTGATTCTGATAACGCACGAGCATGGCGACCATTTGGATGCCAAAGCAATTGATGCGGTTAAGAAAGAGGGAACTCAGGTGGTACTCACAACAACCTGCAACGAAAAATACGCCGGTACTAAAGTGCTTAGCAATGGCGATTCGGGAGTTTTTGCCGGAATTGAAGTGGATGCAGTGCCCGCTTACAATATTAAACACGAACGTGAAGCCGGACAGCCTTTTCACCCAAAAGGAGTGGGTAATGGTTATGTGCTGCACTTTGGCGATAAAAAAGTTTACGTTGCCGGCGATACCGAAAATATTCCTGAGATGGCCGAACTGAAAGACATAGATGTGGCTTTTCTGCCGATGAACTTACCTTATACAATGACTCCGGAAATGGTGGCCGACGCTACTAAAATGTTTCAACCAAAAATTCTTTATCCGTATCATTTTGGAGAGACAAATACCGACGAGTTGGCTGAATTATTAAAAAATCAAAACAAAACTGAATTAAGGATTCGAAACTTAAAATAA
- a CDS encoding rhodanese-like domain-containing protein: MKRTGIIIVLMMGMFTVLSAQENKVYNGYKELVAAVKQEIDAIDTEGFHEKYVEGLKSRKSDYILIDVRTKDEYRAGHIPGAYLVQRGVLESHIEKEAVWEGFRHAVPKKTDTIILYCRSGSRSALATKSLMMLGYEHVYSLDGGWNAWHENYPKLERF; this comes from the coding sequence ATGAAGAGAACAGGAATTATCATCGTATTGATGATGGGGATGTTTACTGTGCTTTCGGCTCAGGAAAATAAGGTTTACAACGGATATAAAGAATTGGTGGCTGCGGTAAAGCAGGAAATTGACGCAATTGATACCGAAGGATTTCATGAAAAATATGTGGAAGGACTGAAGAGCCGTAAGTCCGACTATATTTTAATCGACGTGCGCACAAAAGATGAATACCGGGCTGGCCATATTCCCGGTGCTTATTTGGTACAGCGCGGTGTGCTTGAATCGCATATTGAAAAAGAAGCTGTTTGGGAAGGTTTTCGTCATGCAGTGCCTAAAAAGACAGATACTATAATATTGTATTGCCGAAGTGGAAGCCGCTCAGCACTGGCAACAAAATCGCTAATGATGTTGGGCTACGAGCACGTTTATTCGCTTGATGGTGGATGGAACGCTTGGCACGAAAATTATCCGAAACTGGAAAGGTTTTAA